In Streptomyces alboniger, the following are encoded in one genomic region:
- a CDS encoding tetratricopeptide repeat protein yields MDGHGQGRAAERGHVAKGDPQDELAARLRLLQELSGLGVRALARDTGLSSSSLSRYLNGQTAPPWPAVVALCRLVKRDPRPLRPLWERASAPLPAPPKSSRQVRALPRNDLPRDVSDFTGREERLAAVFTAVESHRAVSVDGMAGVGKTALVIHAAHRLAADFPDAQLYVDLHGFTEGRPPLDPDSALRMLLGALDVPSERVPREGVEQLAACWRSELARRRVVVVLDNAADAEQVRPLLPGAGPSVALITSRNRLLDLDEVPPVSLDVLSARESAELLARASGDPGGAGSRLARDPESAAEVLRLCGHLPLALRLAAARLRHRPGWTVGILAERLAEGASEFDRAFAMSVRQLDRAQARLFRMLGLLPGASFDEYVVAALADVPLRTARVMLEDLLDAHLVQQPAAGQYRLHDLVHQHARRAAAEQDSEEERGRALGRVLDYYVHAAAAADAAMPFLSSGRPPAAGRAPAELPRFSDKNAAFAWLVAEYGNLMAAFETAAAVGADAHVCELPRFLRAYFARRCGTTHLNSLFERALAAAERLGDPLQLAEAHSDLGFARYNAGRMAEAAAAYEAAGIRVSQTGDARAEAELALRRGYLSWDAGQVTEPLELFRLAGKLYDKSGSPTGAAHAAASEAWAMLQLGQREEAAHRARAVLDTPHTDPAWPPALTARLTLGVALAHEAPDEAAEHLRLALAQARDDGHLHNQAWCLNCQGVALRQMGRYEEALASHREAFALLDELFEEHWKIHFLNGYGETCRLAGLPEEALRLHRQALDMAPRLGNQYAAARAHEGIATVLAQTAPH; encoded by the coding sequence ATGGACGGTCACGGTCAAGGACGAGCCGCCGAACGTGGGCACGTAGCGAAGGGCGACCCTCAGGACGAGCTTGCCGCCCGGTTGCGCCTGCTCCAGGAGCTGTCCGGGCTCGGCGTACGGGCCCTCGCCCGGGACACCGGCCTCAGCTCGTCCTCACTGTCGCGCTACCTCAACGGTCAGACCGCCCCGCCCTGGCCCGCGGTGGTCGCCCTCTGCCGCCTGGTGAAACGCGACCCCCGCCCGCTGCGACCCCTGTGGGAACGGGCCTCGGCCCCGTTGCCCGCGCCCCCGAAGAGCAGCCGTCAGGTCCGGGCCCTGCCCCGCAACGACCTGCCGCGTGACGTGTCCGACTTCACCGGGCGCGAGGAGCGGCTCGCCGCCGTGTTCACCGCTGTCGAAAGTCACCGGGCGGTCTCCGTCGACGGCATGGCGGGCGTCGGCAAGACCGCTCTGGTCATCCACGCGGCGCACCGGCTCGCCGCCGACTTCCCGGACGCCCAGCTCTATGTGGACCTGCACGGGTTCACCGAAGGCCGGCCGCCCCTCGACCCCGACTCCGCGCTGCGGATGCTGCTCGGCGCCCTCGACGTCCCGTCCGAACGGGTCCCGCGGGAGGGTGTCGAACAGCTGGCTGCCTGCTGGCGGTCGGAGCTGGCGCGCCGCCGGGTCGTCGTGGTCCTCGACAACGCCGCCGACGCCGAGCAGGTACGCCCGCTCCTGCCCGGCGCGGGCCCCTCGGTCGCCCTGATCACCAGCCGTAACCGGCTCCTCGACCTGGACGAGGTGCCCCCGGTCTCGCTCGACGTGCTGAGCGCGCGGGAGAGCGCGGAGCTGCTGGCCCGCGCCAGCGGCGACCCCGGCGGCGCCGGCAGCAGGCTGGCCCGCGATCCGGAGTCCGCCGCGGAGGTGCTGCGGCTGTGCGGTCACCTCCCGCTGGCGCTGCGGCTGGCGGCGGCCCGGCTGCGGCACCGGCCCGGCTGGACCGTGGGCATCCTGGCCGAGCGGCTGGCCGAGGGCGCGAGCGAGTTCGACAGGGCGTTCGCCATGTCGGTCCGGCAGCTGGACCGGGCGCAGGCCCGCCTGTTCCGGATGCTTGGCCTGCTGCCCGGGGCGTCCTTCGACGAGTACGTGGTGGCGGCGCTGGCGGACGTGCCGCTGCGCACCGCCAGGGTGATGCTGGAGGACCTGCTCGACGCGCACCTGGTCCAGCAGCCCGCGGCGGGCCAGTACCGCCTGCACGACCTGGTGCACCAGCACGCGCGCAGGGCCGCGGCGGAGCAGGACTCGGAGGAGGAGCGGGGCCGCGCGCTCGGCCGGGTGCTCGACTACTACGTACACGCGGCTGCCGCCGCCGACGCGGCGATGCCGTTCCTGTCGTCCGGCAGGCCTCCCGCAGCGGGGCGCGCGCCGGCCGAGCTGCCGCGGTTCTCCGACAAGAACGCGGCCTTCGCCTGGCTGGTCGCGGAGTACGGAAATCTGATGGCGGCCTTCGAGACGGCGGCCGCCGTCGGAGCCGACGCGCACGTATGCGAGCTGCCGCGCTTCCTGCGCGCGTACTTCGCGCGGCGCTGCGGCACGACCCACCTCAATTCCCTCTTCGAACGCGCCCTCGCCGCCGCCGAACGTCTGGGCGACCCGTTGCAACTGGCGGAGGCGCACAGCGATCTGGGCTTCGCGCGCTACAACGCGGGCCGCATGGCGGAGGCCGCGGCCGCGTACGAGGCGGCGGGGATCCGGGTGTCCCAGACGGGCGACGCACGGGCCGAGGCCGAACTCGCCCTGCGCCGCGGTTACCTGAGCTGGGACGCGGGACAGGTGACGGAGCCGCTCGAACTCTTCCGGCTGGCAGGGAAGTTGTACGACAAGTCGGGCAGCCCGACGGGCGCCGCCCACGCGGCCGCGTCCGAGGCCTGGGCGATGCTGCAACTGGGCCAGCGCGAGGAGGCCGCGCATCGGGCCCGCGCGGTACTGGACACCCCCCACACCGACCCGGCGTGGCCGCCTGCCCTGACGGCCCGGCTCACCCTCGGCGTGGCCCTCGCCCACGAGGCACCCGACGAGGCGGCGGAACACCTCCGCCTGGCCCTGGCCCAGGCCCGCGACGACGGGCACCTGCACAATCAGGCGTGGTGCCTCAACTGCCAGGGCGTCGCGCTGCGTCAGATGGGCCGGTACGAGGAGGCCCTGGCCAGCCACCGGGAGGCCTTCGCCCTGCTCGACGAGTTGTTCGAGGAGCACTGGAAGATCCATTTCCTCAACGGCTACGGCGAGACCTGCCGCCTCGCGGGCCTCCCCGAAGAGGCCCTGCGGCTGCACCGCCAGGCGCTGGACATGGCCCCGCGCCTCGGCAATCAGTACGCGGCGGCACGGGCCCACGAGGGCATCGCGACGGTACTCG